A genome region from Phoenix dactylifera cultivar Barhee BC4 chromosome 18, palm_55x_up_171113_PBpolish2nd_filt_p, whole genome shotgun sequence includes the following:
- the LOC103723727 gene encoding synaptotagmin-4-like isoform X2, whose product MLVPRDSFGLALSQVRWRSPLVFPDKLGGGGIGYRRRRRKGLSFGLGLGEIRRCGSQCEACMPPAENKNSNLDIEFLKSTRKSVRAQKHIVAKQFSNELDYEESEPMQLASSFTNCQEDPLVDKLRTQLGVIHPIPSPPINRSIVGFFVLFFFVGVIFDKIWTFRKRNKSSQDVRNGTWPQVPTSFSLFLEKDLQRKESVEWVNMVLGKLWKVYRSGLENWIVGSVQPVIDDLRKPDYVQRVELKQFSLGDEPLSVRNVERRTSRRVNDLQYQIGLRYTGGARMLLSLSLKFEPWVGAVSWAFVSLPKIKFVLSPFRLFNLMAIPVISMFLTKLLTEDLPRLFVRPKKIVLDFQKGKALGPFSDDSKTDAIQEGNKDFVGELSVTLVDAQKLAYVIFGKTDPYVVLSLGDQVIRSKKNSQTTVIGPPGEPIWNQDFHMLVVNPRKQKLYIQVKDSFGFMDFTIGTGEVELGSLQDTVPTDRIVALQGGWGLFRNRSSGEILLHLTYKAYVEDEEDDNVKTEYADGDASDDEMLDYEHANGTSGQSKSDPDEKERESFMDVLAALLVSEEFQGIVASETGIPKIPEESNYSESTISRARGRNAETSRLEPDSVSSGVRESTLVWLAVITTIAVLISINVGGSSFFNP is encoded by the exons ATGCTGGTGCCGCGGGACTCTTTTGGGTTAGCTCTCTCTCAGGTTCGTTGGCGTTCGCCTCTTGTTTTCCCGGACAAATTAGGAGGTGGAGGCATCGGGTATAGAAGAAGGAGACGAAAAGGATTGAGTTTTGGATTAGGTTTGGGTGAGATCCGGAGGTGTGGATCGCAATGCGAGGCGTGCATGCCTCCGGCTgagaataaaaattcaaatttagacATTGAGTTCTTGAAATCTACCAGGAAAAGTGTGAGAGCTCAGAAGCATATTGTCGCGAAACAGTTCTCCAACGAACTGGATTACGAGGAATCTGAGCCGATGCAGTTGGCCTCCAGCTTCACAAACTGCCAAGAAGATCCATTGGTGGATAAATTGCGGACTCAGCTCGGAGTGATCCATCCCATCCCATCTCCTCCCATCAACAGGAGCATTGTTGGCTTCTTTGtactcttcttctttgttggaGTTATCTTTGACAAGATTTGGACGTTTAGGAAGAGGAATAAATCAAGCCAGGATGTACGGAATGGTACCTGGCCTCAGGTGCCGACTAGCTTCTCTTTGTTTCTGGAGAAAGATCTTCAGAGGAAAGAGTCAGTTGAATGGGTCAACATGGTCTTGGGGAAGTTATGGAAGGTGTACAGGTCTGGACTCGAAAATTGGATCGTTGGATCAGTCCAGCCAGTAATAGACGACCTCAGGAAGCCTGATTATGTGCAGAGGGTCGAACTTAAGCAGTTCTCGCTGGGGGATGAACCGTTGTCGGTTAGGAACGTCGAACGGAGGACTTCTCGCCGTGTTAATGACTTGCA GTATCAGATTGGCCTTCGTTATACGGGAGGTGCTCGCATGTTATTGTCCCTATCCTTAAAATTTG AGCCTTGGGTGGGTGCTGTATCATGGGCTTTCGTCTCCCTTCcaaagattaaatttgtgctgtCACCATTCCGTTTGTTCAACCTTATgg CAATTCCTGTTATATCAAT GTTCCTGACGAAGCTTCTAACTGAAGATTTGCCTCGACTTTTTGTGCGTCCAAAAAAAATTGTCCTTGACTTTCAGAAAGGAAAAGCACTTGGCCCTTTTTCAGATGATTCTAAAACTGATGCAATTCAGGAAGGAAATAAAGATTTTGTTGGAGAGCTATCAGTGACTCTAGTTGATGCTCAGAAACTTGCTTATGTCATATTTG GGAAGACAGATCCATATGTTGTTTTAAGTTTGGGCGATCAGGTAATTCGAAGCAAGAAAAATAGCCAAACAACGGTCATCGGGCCACCTGGAGAGCCCATCTGGAATCAG GATTTTCATATGCTTGTTGTGAATCCTAGGAAGCAGAAATTATATATCCAAGTAAAGGACTCCTTTGGATTCATGGATTTCACTATTGGCACAGGCGAG GTTGAGCTAGGATCTCTTCAAGATACAGTACCAACAGACAGAATTGTAGCTTTACAAGGAGGTTGGGGATTGTTTAGGAACCGATCTTCTGGGGAAATATTACTGCACCTCACATACAAGGCATATGTTGAGGACGAAGAAGATGATAACGTAAAAACAGAATATGCAGATGGTGATGCATCTGATGACGAGATGCTAGACTATGAACATGCAAATGGCACATCTGGACAAAGTAAAAGTGACCCTgatgaaaaggaaagagaatcaTTTATGGATGTCCTAGCAGCTCTGCTTGTAAGTGAGGAATTTCAAGGCATAGTGGCATCTGAAACAGGAATTCCAAAAATTCCTGAGGAGTCCAATTATTCAGAATCAACAATATCAAGAGCCCGTGGTCGTAATGCTGAGACCTCACGTCTTGAACCTGATAGTGTTTCAAGTGGTGTCAGAG AGTCAACATTAGTTTGGCTTGCTGTGATAACAACTATAGCTGTGCTGATCTCTATTAATGTTGGTGGTTCAAGTTTCTTCAATCCGTAA
- the LOC103723727 gene encoding tricalbin-3-like isoform X1, whose translation MLVPRDSFGLALSQVRWRSPLVFPDKLGGGGIGYRRRRRKGLSFGLGLGEIRRCGSQCEACMPPAENKNSNLDIEFLKSTRKSVRAQKHIVAKQFSNELDYEESEPMQLASSFTNCQEDPLVDKLRTQLGVIHPIPSPPINRSIVGFFVLFFFVGVIFDKIWTFRKRNKSSQDVRNGTWPQVPTSFSLFLEKDLQRKESVEWVNMVLGKLWKVYRSGLENWIVGSVQPVIDDLRKPDYVQRVELKQFSLGDEPLSVRNVERRTSRRVNDLQYQIGLRYTGGARMLLSLSLKFGIVPIAVPVGVRDFDIDGELWVKLRLIPTEPWVGAVSWAFVSLPKIKFVLSPFRLFNLMAIPVISMFLTKLLTEDLPRLFVRPKKIVLDFQKGKALGPFSDDSKTDAIQEGNKDFVGELSVTLVDAQKLAYVIFGKTDPYVVLSLGDQVIRSKKNSQTTVIGPPGEPIWNQDFHMLVVNPRKQKLYIQVKDSFGFMDFTIGTGEVELGSLQDTVPTDRIVALQGGWGLFRNRSSGEILLHLTYKAYVEDEEDDNVKTEYADGDASDDEMLDYEHANGTSGQSKSDPDEKERESFMDVLAALLVSEEFQGIVASETGIPKIPEESNYSESTISRARGRNAETSRLEPDSVSSGVRESTLVWLAVITTIAVLISINVGGSSFFNP comes from the exons ATGCTGGTGCCGCGGGACTCTTTTGGGTTAGCTCTCTCTCAGGTTCGTTGGCGTTCGCCTCTTGTTTTCCCGGACAAATTAGGAGGTGGAGGCATCGGGTATAGAAGAAGGAGACGAAAAGGATTGAGTTTTGGATTAGGTTTGGGTGAGATCCGGAGGTGTGGATCGCAATGCGAGGCGTGCATGCCTCCGGCTgagaataaaaattcaaatttagacATTGAGTTCTTGAAATCTACCAGGAAAAGTGTGAGAGCTCAGAAGCATATTGTCGCGAAACAGTTCTCCAACGAACTGGATTACGAGGAATCTGAGCCGATGCAGTTGGCCTCCAGCTTCACAAACTGCCAAGAAGATCCATTGGTGGATAAATTGCGGACTCAGCTCGGAGTGATCCATCCCATCCCATCTCCTCCCATCAACAGGAGCATTGTTGGCTTCTTTGtactcttcttctttgttggaGTTATCTTTGACAAGATTTGGACGTTTAGGAAGAGGAATAAATCAAGCCAGGATGTACGGAATGGTACCTGGCCTCAGGTGCCGACTAGCTTCTCTTTGTTTCTGGAGAAAGATCTTCAGAGGAAAGAGTCAGTTGAATGGGTCAACATGGTCTTGGGGAAGTTATGGAAGGTGTACAGGTCTGGACTCGAAAATTGGATCGTTGGATCAGTCCAGCCAGTAATAGACGACCTCAGGAAGCCTGATTATGTGCAGAGGGTCGAACTTAAGCAGTTCTCGCTGGGGGATGAACCGTTGTCGGTTAGGAACGTCGAACGGAGGACTTCTCGCCGTGTTAATGACTTGCA GTATCAGATTGGCCTTCGTTATACGGGAGGTGCTCGCATGTTATTGTCCCTATCCTTAAAATTTGGTATTGTCCCCATAGCTGTACCTGTTGGAGTTCGTGATTTTGATATTGATGGGGAGCTTTGGGTTAAGTTACGATTAATACCAACAGAGCCTTGGGTGGGTGCTGTATCATGGGCTTTCGTCTCCCTTCcaaagattaaatttgtgctgtCACCATTCCGTTTGTTCAACCTTATgg CAATTCCTGTTATATCAAT GTTCCTGACGAAGCTTCTAACTGAAGATTTGCCTCGACTTTTTGTGCGTCCAAAAAAAATTGTCCTTGACTTTCAGAAAGGAAAAGCACTTGGCCCTTTTTCAGATGATTCTAAAACTGATGCAATTCAGGAAGGAAATAAAGATTTTGTTGGAGAGCTATCAGTGACTCTAGTTGATGCTCAGAAACTTGCTTATGTCATATTTG GGAAGACAGATCCATATGTTGTTTTAAGTTTGGGCGATCAGGTAATTCGAAGCAAGAAAAATAGCCAAACAACGGTCATCGGGCCACCTGGAGAGCCCATCTGGAATCAG GATTTTCATATGCTTGTTGTGAATCCTAGGAAGCAGAAATTATATATCCAAGTAAAGGACTCCTTTGGATTCATGGATTTCACTATTGGCACAGGCGAG GTTGAGCTAGGATCTCTTCAAGATACAGTACCAACAGACAGAATTGTAGCTTTACAAGGAGGTTGGGGATTGTTTAGGAACCGATCTTCTGGGGAAATATTACTGCACCTCACATACAAGGCATATGTTGAGGACGAAGAAGATGATAACGTAAAAACAGAATATGCAGATGGTGATGCATCTGATGACGAGATGCTAGACTATGAACATGCAAATGGCACATCTGGACAAAGTAAAAGTGACCCTgatgaaaaggaaagagaatcaTTTATGGATGTCCTAGCAGCTCTGCTTGTAAGTGAGGAATTTCAAGGCATAGTGGCATCTGAAACAGGAATTCCAAAAATTCCTGAGGAGTCCAATTATTCAGAATCAACAATATCAAGAGCCCGTGGTCGTAATGCTGAGACCTCACGTCTTGAACCTGATAGTGTTTCAAGTGGTGTCAGAG AGTCAACATTAGTTTGGCTTGCTGTGATAACAACTATAGCTGTGCTGATCTCTATTAATGTTGGTGGTTCAAGTTTCTTCAATCCGTAA
- the LOC103698781 gene encoding delta(24)-sterol reductase-like, with product MSDLQTPLRPKRKKDWVDYFVHFRWIVVIFVVLPISFTIYFLIYLGDVKSAMKSEKRRQEEHEENVKKVVNRLKQRNPKKDGLVCTARKPYIAVGMRNVDYKRARHFEVDLSAFRNILEIDKERMIAKVEPLVNMGQITRATVPMNLALAVVAELDDLTVGGLINGYGIEGSSHIYGLFSDTVVALEVVLANGRVVRATKDNEYSDLFYGIPWSQGTLGLLVSAEIKLIPVKEYMRLTYTPVRGNLKELAQAYADSFAPRDGDQSKVPDFVEGMIYTPAEGVMMTGRYASKEEAKKKGNVINSVGWWFKPWFYQHAHKALKKGEFVEYIPTRDYYHRHTRCLYWEGKLILPFGDQWWFRWFFGWLMPPKVSLLKATQGEAIRNYYHDKHVIQDLLVPLYKVGDALEYVHQEMEVYPIWLCPHRLFKLPVKTMVYPEPGFELHYRQGDTSYAQMFTDIGVYYAPAAVLRGEEFDGANAVRQLEEWLIQNHGFQPQYAVSELTEKNFWRMFDGAQYEHCRQKYGAIGTFMSVYYKSKKGKKTEKEVQEAEAAILEPAYAEEA from the exons ATGTCAGACCTACAAACTCCTCTGCGtccaaaaaggaagaaggaTTGGGTAGACTACTTTGTCCACTTCCGGTGGATAGTTGTTATCTTTGTTGTCCTTCCAATCTCTTTCACAATCTACTTCCTTATATATCTAGGAGATGTAAAATCTGCAATGAAATCAGAAAAGCGTCGTCAGGAGGAACATGAAGAGAATGTCAAAAAGGTTGTTAATCGCCTCAAGCAGAGGAATCCAAAGAAAGATGGTCTTGTGTGCACGGCAAGGAAGCCATACATTGCTGTTGGCATGCGTAATGTTGATTACAAACGTGCAAGACATTTTGAGGTGGATCTTTCAGCATTTAGAAACATCCTTGAGATTGACAAAGAGAGAATGATTGCGAAAGTGGAGCCTCTTGTAAATATGGGTCAGATTACAAGAGCTACCGTTCCTATGAATCTCGCCCTTGCTGTTGTTGCAGAGCTTGATGATCTCActgttggaggattaattaatgGCTATGGAATTGAGGGAAGCTCACACATCTATGGCCTTTTCTCTGATACAGTAGTTGCCTTGGAAGTTGTGCTTGCAAATGGACGAGTCGTTAGGGCTACTAAGGATAATGAGTACTCAGACCTTTTCTATGGGATTCCCTGGTCTCAAGGAACACTTGGACTATTGGTTTCTGCAGAGATTAAACTTATACCTGTAAAAGAGTATATGAGGCTAACGTACACTCCAGTGAGGGGCAATTTGAAGGAACTTGCACAGGCTTATGCTGATTCTTTTGCACCTAGAGATGGGGACCAATCAAAAGTTCCAGATTTTGTTGAGGGAATGATTTACACGCCAGCTGAAGGTGTCATGATGACTGGGAGATATGCTTCCAAGGAAGAGGCAAAGAAGAAGGGCAACGTCATCAACAGTGTTGGGTGGTGGTTTAAGCCATGGTTTTACCAGCACGCTCACAAAGCGCTCAAGAAAGGTGAATTTGTGGAATACATTCCCACCAGAGATTATTACCACAGGCACACCAGGTGCTTGTATTGGGAAGGAAAGCTGATCCTACCATTTGGGGACCAGTGGTGGTTCAGGTGGTTTTTTGGGTGGTTGATGCCTCCAAAGGTTTCTCTGCTTAAGGCCACCCAAGGTGAAGCTATCAGGAATTATTACCATGACAAACATGTGATCCAGGATTTGTTGGTTCCTCTCTACAAAGTTGGGGATGCCCTTGAGTATGTGCACCAAGAAATGGAG GTGTATCCAATCTGGCTCTGCCCCCATCGTCTCTTCAAGCTCCCTGTGAAGACTATGGTATACCCTGAACCGGGCTTTGAGCTACACTACAGGCAGGGAGACACAAGCTATGCTCAAATGTTCACAGACATTGGTGTGTATTATGCTCCTGCAGCTGTCCTTAGGGGTGAGGAATTCGATGGTGCCAATGCTGTCCGCCAGCTTGAGGAATGGCTGATCCAAAATCACGGATTCCAGCCACAGTATGCAGTTTCTGAGCTCACGGAGAAGAACTTCTGGAGGATGTTTGATGGGGCTCAATATGAGCACTGCCGCCAAAAGTATGGAGCCATTGGGACCTTTATGAGTGTCTACTACAAGTccaagaaagggaagaagacaGAGAAAGAGGTGCAGGAAGCTGAGGCGGCCATTCTTGAACCAGCCTATGCTGAAGAAGCTTGA
- the LOC103722519 gene encoding anamorsin homolog, whose product MAAKSGALLLTDDAIFPVQAGLSAIRNLGSEMVVEDDNVVVITQCGTLGGKLQIEPGCLDVVVSFWKKAPELDLEQWLAEIGRVLKPGGWILVQTPLLSTEQDKLNSTLERKLLISGFLEVQALELKSFLSLDDVQSITIKGKKASWRVGSSFPIKKAVKTVPKIQIDDESDLIDEDSLLTEEDLKKPQLPPVGDCEVGSTRKACKNCTCGRAETEEKVQKLGLTAEQLDNPQSACGNCGLGDAFRCGSCPYRGLPPFKLGEKVSLSGNFLAADI is encoded by the exons ATGGCGGCGAAGAGCGGGGCGCTTCTTTTGACTGATGATGCCATCTTTCCCGTCCAAGCGGGGCTGTCCGCGATAAGGAATCTTGGGAGTGAAATGGTTGTAGAAGATGATAACGTGGTTGTTATTACTCAATGCGGTACCCTGG GAGGGAAGTTGCAAATCGAGCCGGGGTGTTTGGATGTTGTTGTTTCGTTCTGGAAGAAAGCACCAGAACTTGATTTAGAGCAGTGGCTCGCAGAGATCGGTAGGGTGTTGAAACCTGGTGGGTGGATCTTGGTACAGACACCTCTTCTTTCTACTGAACAGGATAAG CTGAACTCCACGCTTGAGCGCAAACTACTCATATCGGGATTCTTGGAAGTGCAAGCTTTAGAGTTGAAATCTTTCTTATCGCTCGATGATGTTCAATCCATTACT ATTAAGGGAAAGAAGGCATCTTGGAGGGTGGGATCATCTTTCCCCATTAAGAAGGCAGTAAAGACTGTGCCCAAGATTCAAATCGATGATGAATCAGATCTCATTGATGAAGATAGCCTCTTGACTGAGGAGGATTTGAAGAAACCACAGCTACCACCTG TAGGAGATTGTGAAGTTGGAAGTACAAGGAAAGCTTGCAAGAACTGCACTTGTGGTCGGGCTGAGACAGAGGAGAAAGTGCAGAAGCTGGGGTTGACTGCCGAGCAGCTCGACAATCCCCAATCTGCGTGTGGCAAC TGTGGGCTTGGGGATGCATTCCGGTGCGGTAGCTGCCCTTACCGAGGTCTTCCTCCATTCAAGTTGGGTGAAAAG GTTTCCTTGTCCGGTAACTTCCTTGCGGCTGATATATGA